AGCCACCAGGGCCCCTTCTACCCCGAAGCTCCAGGCGCCAGAAAAGGAGAAGCCAGGAACCCGGCGACCTTGGTCGTCCGGCATCCTGGCTTCCCTTCAACGCGGCCCGGCGGGCGCGGAGGCCCACCGGGTGCTGTCTGCCTCCGCTAGGCCGGGGCCACGGCCGGAGACGAGGCCGGCAGCTCCGTGCCCAGCTTGCCGCCGTCCGTCGAGGGCTTGCGGCCGAACTCCTCCGGCTTCTCCAGCACCAGCGCCTCGCGCAGCACGTCGTCCACGAACTCCACCGGGACGATGCGAAGCTGCTTGCGAATCTTCAGCGGGATGTCCTTCAGGTCCTTCTTGTTCGCCTTCGGGATGAGGACCGTCTTGATGCCCGCGCGGTGCGCGGCCAGCGTCTTCTCCTTCAGGCCACCAATGGGGAGCACCCGTCCACGCAGGGTGATTTCACCCGTCATGGCCACATCGCGGCGGATGAGCACGCGCGTGAGCGCGCTCACCAGGGCGGTGCAGATGGTGACGCCGGCGGACGGACCGTCCTTCGGAATCGCGCCTTCCGGCAAGTGGACGTGGATGTCGTAGTTCTCGAACACCTTGCGGTCGATGCCGAAGCGCTCGGCGCGGCTGCGCACGTAGGACATGGCCGCCTGTGCGGACTCCTGCATCACCTCACCCAGCTTGCCGGTGATGATGAGCTTGCCCTTGCCCGGCATCACCGTGGCTTCGGTGGTGAGGATTTCGCCGCCCAGCTCCGTCCAGGCGAGGCCCGTGACGATGCCCACCTGGTCCTCGCGCTCCGCCACGCCGTAACGGTAGCGAGGCGTGCCCAGGAACTTCATGGCCATCTTCCGGTCCACCTCGATGTCCCGCTTGCCGTTCTTCAGCACGTCGCGGGCAATCTTGCGGAACACGCCACCAATCTCACGCTCGAGCGAACGCACGCCCGACTCCCGCGTGTAGCGGTGGATGATGGTGCGCAGCGCCGGGTCGGAGATGTCGACCTTGAGGTCCGCCAGCCCGTTGGCCTCCTGCTCCTTCGGGATGAGGTAACGCCGGGCGATGGAGAGCTTCTCCGGCTCGGTGTACCCCGCGATGCGAATCACCTCCATGCGGTCCTGCAGCGGACCGGGGATGTTGTGCATCGTGTTCGCGGTGCAGATGAACATCACCTTGGACAAGTCGTAATCGAGGTCCAGGTAGTGGTCGTTGAAGTTGTGGTTCTGCTCGGGGTCCAGCACCTCCAGCAGCGCCGCGCTCGGGTCGCCTCGGAAGTCCGTGGACATCTTGTCGATTTCGTCGAGCAGGAAGACGGGGTTGTTGCTGCCCGCCTTCTTCAGCGACTGGATGAGCTTGCCCGGCATCGCGCCGATGTACGTCCGGCGGTGGCCGCGAATCTCCGCCTCGTCACGCACGCCGCCCAGCGACAGGCGCACGAACTTGCGGCCCGTGGCCCGCGCGATGGAGCGCGCCAGCGACGTCTTGCCCACGCCCGGAGGACCGACGAAGCACAGCACGGGGCCCTTGAGCTTCTTCACGAGCTGCTGCACGGCCAGGTACTCGAGGATGCGCTCCTTCGGCTTCTTCAAGCCGTAGTGGTCCTCGTTGAGCACCGTCTCCGCCTCGGTGACGTCCAGACGGTCCTGCGTCTCGTCGTACCAGGGGAGGCTGATGATCCAGTCGATGTAGTTGCGGACGACGGTGGCCTCGGCGCTCATCGGGCTCATCATCCGGAGCTTCTTCAGCTCCTTCTTGACCTTGAGCGTGGCCTCCTTGCTCATCCGCTTGTTCTTCAGCTTCTCTTCAATCTCCTGAATCTCGTTCTTGAACTCGTCGCGCTCACCCAGCTCCTTCTGAATGGCCTG
This genomic window from Myxococcus hansupus contains:
- the lon gene encoding endopeptidase La; this translates as MFFGRDDKKEAQKRGLTVPLLPLRDIIVFPHMVVPLFVGREKSIAALKDAMAHKGPDDKAVILLAAQKKAKTNDPTPDDIFHFGTLGHVIQLLPLPDGTVKVLVEGVRRAKVKKFHPNDAFFMVEVEEVEEQTEKTVELEALVRSVHSVFEAFVKLNKRIPPEMLMQVASIDDPARLADTIVAHLSLKLNDKQALLETESPAKRLEKLYELMQGEIEILQVEKKIRTRVKKQMEKTQKEYYLNEQMQAIQKELGERDEFKNEIQEIEEKLKNKRMSKEATLKVKKELKKLRMMSPMSAEATVVRNYIDWIISLPWYDETQDRLDVTEAETVLNEDHYGLKKPKERILEYLAVQQLVKKLKGPVLCFVGPPGVGKTSLARSIARATGRKFVRLSLGGVRDEAEIRGHRRTYIGAMPGKLIQSLKKAGSNNPVFLLDEIDKMSTDFRGDPSAALLEVLDPEQNHNFNDHYLDLDYDLSKVMFICTANTMHNIPGPLQDRMEVIRIAGYTEPEKLSIARRYLIPKEQEANGLADLKVDISDPALRTIIHRYTRESGVRSLEREIGGVFRKIARDVLKNGKRDIEVDRKMAMKFLGTPRYRYGVAEREDQVGIVTGLAWTELGGEILTTEATVMPGKGKLIITGKLGEVMQESAQAAMSYVRSRAERFGIDRKVFENYDIHVHLPEGAIPKDGPSAGVTICTALVSALTRVLIRRDVAMTGEITLRGRVLPIGGLKEKTLAAHRAGIKTVLIPKANKKDLKDIPLKIRKQLRIVPVEFVDDVLREALVLEKPEEFGRKPSTDGGKLGTELPASSPAVAPA